One Thiofilum sp. genomic window carries:
- a CDS encoding DUF2789 domain-containing protein — MTMLETVYCMEGLFDQLGLPSDQTSIDDFIANNQLPEDVKMTEADFWSPSQARFLCEGLAQNAEWAIVMDELNARLHGQ; from the coding sequence ATGACTATGTTAGAGACCGTTTATTGCATGGAAGGCTTATTTGATCAATTAGGTCTGCCTTCTGATCAAACCTCCATTGATGACTTTATTGCTAATAACCAGCTACCCGAAGACGTTAAAATGACCGAAGCGGATTTTTGGTCGCCATCTCAAGCTAGATTTTTATGTGAGGGCTTAGCACAAAATGCTGAGTGGGCGATTGTGATGGATGAATTAAATGCACGCTTACACGGTCAATAA
- a CDS encoding PLDc N-terminal domain-containing protein translates to MGTILGILHFIVAAWAIYSIYKSSAGTGSKIIWSLAVFFFPVVGLIAWFFVGPK, encoded by the coding sequence ATGGGAACGATATTAGGCATTCTACATTTCATTGTTGCGGCATGGGCGATTTATAGTATTTATAAAAGTAGTGCTGGCACTGGCTCTAAAATTATTTGGTCATTAGCCGTGTTTTTCTTTCCCGTAGTCGGCTTAATTGCTTGGTTCTTTGTAGGCCCGAAATAA